One Stratiformator vulcanicus genomic window, GTCAATGAACGGGATGACCATTCCGGGTGAGATCGCTGAATTGCTGCGAATCGCCCACCGCCATTTCGCTCTGGCGGCAACGTCTCAGGATGACGTCGAAACCGCTTCCGCCGAAGCGGCCGAAGCACTTCGCGTCACCAAGCAGACGATCGACGTGTTGACCGCCTCATTCAGCGATCAACGCTTAAAGTTGATGCCGCGTCGTCACGGCAGCCTCCCTGCCGCGCTGATGCTCGAAGTGAACGAGATTCCGACCGGAGACGCAGAGTCGACCGTCCTTTCCGGCTTCGGCACGACTTCGATCAACTTTCGATGGCCGGAAATCGAAGAGAACGAGGGGGATCGGCAATGGGAGAAGAGTGACCGGCTCGTCGATTGGTGTGAGCAGCACCGACGTTTCATCGTCGGTGGTCCGTTGCTCGACCTCGGACCGGCCGGACTGCCGCAATGGGCACTGTCATGGTCGGACGACCCCAACAATCTTCAAAGCCTCATCTGTGACTTCGTCGAATCGGCGATCTCGCGGTATGCCGGACGAATCCGACGGTGGCAAATTGCGACCTGCGCCGCGTCCGGAGGCGGCGTGGCCGTAACGGAAGAGCAGCGGCTGGTGCTGGCGGCCCGAGCGATCGAGGTCGCCCGTCAGGTCGATACCGAATGCGAACTCTTCCTGCGGATCGATCGGCCGTGGGGCGAATACCGTCGGCACGGCAAACACCGGGTTTCGCCGATTCAGTTCATCGATGCGATGACGCGATCGGGCGTGCGGCTGGGCGGGCTGACTCTGGAATACGCCGTCGGCTATCGGCCCGGCGGAAGCGAACGACGGGATGAAATCGAATTGAGCCGGTTAGTCGACACCTGGTCGAAATTCGGATTGCCCCTCTCGGTCATGCTGCGGTTCCCGAATCAATTTCCCGACCCTAAAGATACGATCAAAGAAAATTGCCAAGCGATTACGATCGAAAATGCCGATGAGGCCGCGCAGGCGGAATGGTTGCTACGGACGGCCAAATTTCTGGCGGCGAAGCAGCCGGTCGTCTCGATCGATTGCGGCCCGCTGATCGACCCCGGAATGGACTCCGCCTTTCCGGCGTCCGGCTTGTGTCGCGACGCGGCAACACCGCGGCAGGCATTGTCCGACTTGGCAGCGCTCGGCAACGCGAAAGCGGCGGACTAGCGATTTGCGGCAGATTCGGAATCTGAGGGCAAGTCGCACTGTCCCTCTCGGCTGCCCCTGCGATATCCTTACGATATGATGTCGACCGAAAGTGCCGGGTCGGAGACCGGGCTGCGCGGCCGATTGCCAGGAACGCTTTCAAACCCGAAGGATAGGATGATCCGACGCTTCGCCCTTCGCATCGTGACGCTGCTGGCAATCGCCCTGCTTGCGATCGCGGTCCCCGGTTCCGCCGCCGCACAGTTTCTGATTCGCCCCGTCGCTCCGCCGGCGGGACGGATGAATCGGGAGTGGCAGCCATATTTGTTCGATCGTGATGCGGCGAGTCGGCTCGATGCCGCCCGGCAGGCGATCGACGACGGAGAGTACGCCCAGGGCGTGCGGCTTTTGATGCGGCTGAATCGCACATTGAACGAAGACGTATTTCTGCGTGCCGAGAGCAAGGACTCCGAATACGTCAGCGCAAAGACGACCGTGCGTGAATTGCTCACCACGCTACCTCCCGAAGGCCGACGAACCTATCGCGATCTGGCGGAAACGGAATCGGAAACGGCGCTGCGTGCGGCTCGGGCGCGCGGCGATGCCGAGTCGCTGCGGGTCGTCGCGGATTCCTACCCCGGACTCGCGGCCGGTGAAGCAGCCGCTTACGAACTGGCGTGCCGACATTTGGACCGGGGGGACTATCTCAGGTCGGCATTGCTCTTTGAACGACTGATTGAACGACCGCAGTCACCCGGCACCGTCGATAGTGCAATGGTCCGAGTTCTCGCCGCGGTGGCATGGGCGCGGTATGGATTGGTCGACCGGGGACTGGAGCGACTTTCGGACGTCAACCTTCAAAAAGTCTTGGCAGTCAGCGGTACCGGCATCGGACGCGAGGAATTCACCCGCGCTGAAATCGCTCGACCGCTCCTAATGCGTCTGGCTTACGGAGAGGGTGCCAACGGTCCCCGTCGCCCGTTGGAAAGACCTCTTGAGTGGCGTCGCCCCGGTGGAGACGGAACCGGAAATCTGATCGCGCGGGCGGCCGCGCCGATCGACATCGACGCAACCGCAATCGACTTGATTGAAGCCAAGCCCGGAACAGATCGGATTGGCAAAACAGCGGCGACCCTAATTCGCCGACAGTTCGATGACCTCGTACTGAAGCATGACGGCACTGAATTTTTGCAGTTCCCAGCGACGTATCCGCTCATCGTCGATGGTCAGGTCGTCGTGCGGTCGTTCGATGGAATTTCCTCATTTTCGGCCCAGTCGGCAGCGCGACGATGGTCCTCCGTGCGGCTGCCCGGCGCGATCCTCGGCCGAGTCGCGACTCACACCGATGCGAGTCGAGGTCCGACGGTCTTTGCGCGGCGTCAGACGAGCGGATTGGAAGTCTTCACTGAAGAGCGGGCGTGGCAGGACCTGGCGACCGGCACGCTGACTTCCGATGGCGAATATGCGTACGCGGTCGAGCTCTCGGGTGTGTCGAGACCGCTCGTTTCATCGACGCCCGGTCTCGTCGGCGGTACCCCCTTCGGCTCTCCGTCGTCGAACATCATCGCCGCTTATTCAGTCGACGGCGGTCGACTTGTCATGTGCAGCGATCCGGCTTTGGAGACGTTCTTTCTCGGTCCGCCGCAGCCTTGGGGCGATCGGCTCTATGCGATTGGCGAGGTCAAAGGTGAGGTTCGGCTCCACGAGTTCGCTCGGCGACCGGGACTCGGCACACTCGAACTTGTCTGGTCCCAGTCGCTTGTCGTTCCAGAGATGGAGTTGCGGGGCGACTCGCTGCGACGTTTCGCGGGGCTGACCCCAGTTGTTGCCGGGGGAGTTCTAATATGCCCGACTGCCTCGGGCGTCGTCATCGCCGTCGATCCGGCCTCGCGCCGCCTCCTCTGGGAGTCGCGCTATGAGCGGAATTTGGAGAATCTCAATTTAACTCCGCGGGCGCGGTTGATGGCGCGGTTCGGGACCGGCCAATTCGGCGTCA contains:
- a CDS encoding endo-1,4-beta-xylanase, with amino-acid sequence MAELRFRLADPNDPAIQDGVSQAHFSTAEGQIHQVSFSWDGEILICDRPMAESGKLTIPWLVPGYGRLMLSTASLMQRDEPYFLPLELARGKLVQLRDQLSAWSMNGMTIPGEIAELLRIAHRHFALAATSQDDVETASAEAAEALRVTKQTIDVLTASFSDQRLKLMPRRHGSLPAALMLEVNEIPTGDAESTVLSGFGTTSINFRWPEIEENEGDRQWEKSDRLVDWCEQHRRFIVGGPLLDLGPAGLPQWALSWSDDPNNLQSLICDFVESAISRYAGRIRRWQIATCAASGGGVAVTEEQRLVLAARAIEVARQVDTECELFLRIDRPWGEYRRHGKHRVSPIQFIDAMTRSGVRLGGLTLEYAVGYRPGGSERRDEIELSRLVDTWSKFGLPLSVMLRFPNQFPDPKDTIKENCQAITIENADEAAQAEWLLRTAKFLAAKQPVVSIDCGPLIDPGMDSAFPASGLCRDAATPRQALSDLAALGNAKAAD